In Chloracidobacterium sp., the following proteins share a genomic window:
- the surE gene encoding 5'/3'-nucleotidase SurE, whose product MIRERPRILLTNDDGYHSEGIIALEEGLKVIGDVYVVAPESEMSGAAHSLTLARPLRIRQLDERHWTVDGTPTDCVTLALNQILPPELRPHICCSGVNHGANLGDDATYSGTVAGAMEATILGVPGLAFSLVAYRDHDFTESVRIAHEITERALNDGIPDGTLLNVNVPKGVPSGIRITKQGFKSARPVISEQIDPRGKPYYWIGEVREGFRAEGGTDFEAIDEGYVSVTPMRSDLTSHTALEALRSWNT is encoded by the coding sequence ATGATCCGCGAAAGGCCACGTATCCTGCTCACGAATGACGACGGTTACCACTCCGAGGGCATTATCGCGCTCGAGGAAGGCCTAAAGGTGATCGGCGACGTTTATGTGGTCGCGCCGGAATCAGAGATGAGCGGAGCGGCGCACAGCCTGACGCTGGCGCGTCCGCTGCGTATCCGTCAGCTCGACGAGCGCCATTGGACCGTGGACGGCACGCCGACGGACTGCGTGACGTTGGCACTGAATCAGATACTGCCGCCGGAACTCAGGCCGCACATTTGCTGCTCAGGCGTCAATCACGGTGCAAACCTCGGTGATGACGCGACCTATTCGGGAACAGTAGCCGGAGCGATGGAGGCGACGATACTCGGTGTGCCGGGCCTTGCCTTCAGCCTCGTGGCGTATCGCGACCACGACTTTACAGAATCCGTCCGCATCGCTCACGAGATCACCGAGAGAGCATTGAACGATGGCATTCCGGACGGAACTCTGCTCAATGTGAACGTGCCGAAGGGCGTGCCTTCGGGTATTCGAATAACAAAACAGGGCTTTAAGTCGGCACGGCCCGTTATCAGCGAACAGATCGATCCGCGGGGCAAGCCGTATTACTGGATCGGCGAAGTGCGCGAGGGCTTTCGAGCGGAGGGCGGAACGGATTTTGAGGCGATCGACGAGGGTTATGTCTCGGTTACGCCGATGCGCAGCGACCTTACGAGCCATACGGCACTAGAGGCATTGAGAAGCTGGAATACATGA
- a CDS encoding VTT domain-containing protein, whose product METIYDLIHYLNPKVLIDTLLGIFGNWVYLALWFIIFAETGLAVGFFLPGDSLLVVSGLFAAANKLNVFLVLISFFLGSVIGDNTGYWTGRKMGHALFTREDSRIFKPSRVKKAHEFFEKYGPKTVILARFVPIVRTFAPLVIGAAEMKYSTFLTYSILGGLLWINSMVLAGYFLGGVIENALGIKLEDHIEKVVIVVVFLSLLPPIIEFLKHRFVRKNVVVSEPPA is encoded by the coding sequence ATGGAAACAATTTACGATCTTATTCACTATTTGAATCCGAAGGTTTTGATCGACACACTGCTCGGCATCTTTGGCAACTGGGTCTATCTCGCGCTGTGGTTCATTATCTTTGCCGAAACAGGCCTCGCCGTCGGGTTCTTTCTTCCGGGCGATTCGCTGCTCGTAGTTTCCGGCCTGTTTGCCGCGGCGAATAAACTGAATGTGTTTCTGGTCTTGATCTCTTTCTTTTTGGGTTCAGTGATAGGAGACAACACTGGTTATTGGACCGGTAGAAAAATGGGCCATGCTCTATTCACTCGAGAGGACTCACGGATCTTCAAGCCGAGCCGTGTAAAGAAAGCTCACGAGTTCTTCGAAAAGTATGGGCCGAAGACCGTGATCCTGGCCCGCTTCGTTCCGATAGTCCGGACCTTTGCTCCGCTCGTGATCGGGGCGGCGGAAATGAAGTATTCGACGTTCCTCACATACAGCATCCTTGGCGGGCTCCTGTGGATCAATAGCATGGTGCTGGCCGGCTATTTTCTCGGCGGTGTTATTGAAAATGCGCTGGGCATCAAGCTCGAAGACCACATTGAAAAAGTTGTCATTGTGGTCGTATTTCTATCACTGCTTCCGCCGATCATTGAGTTCTTAAAGCACAGGTTTGTCAGGAAGAACGTAGTCGTCTCAGAACCGCCGGCCTGA
- a CDS encoding 30S ribosomal protein S21, giving the protein MAFITVNSNESIESALRRFKRKVISEEIIKDLKKHAHFLPPAQKAKLKSANARKRNRRRFRQQRPAGAAGARPSTPSAPR; this is encoded by the coding sequence ATGGCTTTTATTACAGTAAACTCGAACGAATCGATCGAGTCAGCGCTTCGGCGCTTCAAGCGCAAGGTTATTTCCGAAGAGATAATCAAGGACCTTAAGAAGCACGCTCACTTTCTTCCGCCGGCCCAGAAGGCGAAGCTTAAATCGGCAAATGCCCGAAAGCGTAACCGCCGACGGTTCCGCCAACAGCGTCCCGCCGGAGCGGCCGGGGCACGGCCCTCAACGCCGTCTGCGCCACGCTAG
- a CDS encoding protein-L-isoaspartate(D-aspartate) O-methyltransferase, producing MNGTARITDEMTMQRLRMVERLRGHYRIGDERVLDVMAKLPRHLFVPDAIRPQAYNDSALPIVSGQTISQPFIVARMTELLELTGTEKVLEIGSGSGYQTAVLASLVRRVFAVERLPALAATARERLEEIGFRNVTLKADDGTEGWNAYAPYDAILVAAGGPEIPEPLVTQLKRGGRLVIPVGSDQRSQELIRVVRTETGRRTENFGPCAFVPLIGEHGWESKN from the coding sequence ATGAACGGTACGGCTCGTATCACGGACGAGATGACGATGCAGCGGCTGAGAATGGTCGAGCGGCTGCGGGGCCATTACCGGATCGGCGACGAACGAGTGCTCGACGTCATGGCGAAGCTGCCCAGGCATCTGTTTGTTCCCGATGCGATAAGGCCGCAGGCATACAATGACAGCGCTCTTCCGATCGTCAGCGGCCAGACCATCTCTCAGCCGTTCATTGTTGCGAGGATGACCGAACTGCTGGAACTGACCGGAACGGAGAAAGTTCTCGAGATCGGTTCGGGTTCCGGTTATCAAACGGCTGTCCTGGCGTCGCTGGTGCGGAGAGTTTTTGCGGTAGAGCGGCTGCCTGCCCTTGCTGCGACGGCCCGGGAACGGCTCGAAGAGATTGGATTCCGGAATGTTACACTTAAGGCCGACGACGGCACCGAGGGCTGGAATGCGTACGCACCCTACGACGCGATCCTGGTCGCAGCGGGCGGCCCTGAAATACCGGAGCCGCTGGTCACCCAATTGAAGAGAGGCGGACGATTGGTCATACCCGTCGGATCGGACCAGAGATCACAAGAGTTGATCCGTGTGGTTCGCACCGAGACAGGGCGGCGAACCGAGAACTTTGGCCCGTGCGCATTCGTCCCGTTGATCGGCGAACACGGTTGGGAAAGTAAGAACTAA